In the genome of Arachis stenosperma cultivar V10309 chromosome 2, arast.V10309.gnm1.PFL2, whole genome shotgun sequence, the window GGAGCAATTATAGACATGACATAAGGAAAGACAAgtagaaaacaataataacaacCCCAAGAGTTGACCCATCCCCTTGTCATCTTCGACTATGCTATCAACACTCCAGGAGGCGCTTCCAAGCCACTCGTCAGAGTACATGAAGGACTTGTTTATTATTTCCATAACTCTTGATCCATGATTATTGAAGACTCGATTATTTCTTTCTAACCAGATTGCCCAAATGACAGCAAAGAATCCAACTAACCACCTCTTTTTCTCTAGCTTTCTCTGTGTCGCATTCTGCCAACTCTCAAAGTGTTGCTTCAGTGTACCTGGTATGGTCCATGACCTTCCAAAGGCGAATAGCCACGCACTCCACACCCGCCATGTGATCTCGCACCCAACAAACAGATGAAAAGCGGACTCCTCAGCCTTACTGCATAACGCACACAGATTATCACGCTGACCAATAACACCTAGTCTGAATAGTCATTCTTTAGTATTCACCCTCTCAATCAGCACAAACCAAGTAAACAGTTCGACCCTGGGCGGGACGAAGCCTCTCCATATACCACTAGTAAAGCTATAGCTCGTGATCTCCTCTGGGAGGGCCGCTTCTTGCATCACCAGGATAAATGATTTGGTCGAGAAAATACCAGTTCTATCAAATTTCCAGACGACCCTATCCTCTCTCTCAGATGTTAGCTTTAGTATCAGTAATATCTCATGGAGCTGGTTCAAGAGCTCCAATTTCCATTGAAACAGCTGTCTCCTCCACTGGAAGCTCCATATTCTCTCCAATCCATCCCAAAACCCACAGTCTCCAATAACAGATTCTTTTAGGCTTGAGACCGAGAACAGCCTTGGGAACATCTCCTTCAAGACCCCACCTGGTAGCCATACATCTTCCCAAAATCGGGTTGTTCTGCCATTCCCAACGTCCATCGGCAATCCTCTGATCATCCGTTCCCTTAACTGTGGTTCCCTTATTCGAAGCTGACAGATATCCTTCCAGGGTCCCCCTCTTTGAGGCACAAGCTGCCCATGCAGCGTCTCAACAGGACTCATGCCATTACAAGAACACACTACTTTCTTCCATAAGGGGCAGTCCTCCTTTAAAAATCGCCACTACCATTTAAACAGAAGGGCCGCATTCCGAATTACTGCATCTCCCACTCCTAATCCACCCGCCTTTTTCGGAGCCATCACTATCTCCTATCTCACAAGTGGCATCCTGTTCCTCCCGTCCTCTTTACTCCACAAGAATCGTCTTTGTAAGGCTATCAACTTCTCCGCTACAGCCTTAGGCAACTTGTACAAGCTCAGATAGTATATAGGCAAGCTGTTAAGCAAATTCTTTATGAGAACCAGCTTACCTGCTTTATTGAGTGTCTTGGCTTTTCACAGACTAAGCTTTTCATCCACCTTGTCAATCACTGGTTTCCAGGTCTTCACTAGCCTCGGATTCGCTCCCAAGGAGATGCCAAGATATCGAACAGGGAGGGAGGCCTCCTTACATCCCAACAGGCGACACATCTTCTGTACCCAACTCTGTTCGCAGTTAACCGGAATGAAGCTGGACTTCTCAAAATTAATGCTCAACCCAGACATCAGTTCAAAACAGCGAAGGAGGCGCTTATAGTTCCGTATGGTCTCTTCTTCTGGAGGGCAAAAGAGTATTGTATCGTCCGCAAACTGTAGATGCGATAATTCTATGTGATCTCGGCCAACCAAGAGCGGACAAATGCGCCCATTCCTCACCGCCTCTCTAATCATCCTATGAAGAACATCAACAGCTAGGACAGATAGAAAGGGAGACAGAGGATCTCCTTGACGTAATCCCCTCTCCATTTTGAACGGTTTAGTAGGAGTGCCATTAACAATAACCGACACAGACGCAGAACATACACATTCGTTGATTCATCCCCTCCACCTATTGCTGAGTTCCTTTTTCTGGACTTCAACCACTGTACCGTTTCGCAAGCTATCAAAGCCCCATCATGGATCTTTCTTCCCTGTACAAAAGCACTTTGAGTCTCGCCCACTAGTCCTAGCATCACATGCCTCATCCTTCGAACCAGCACTTTAGATATGACCTTGTATACGCAGCCCACCATACTAATCGGCCGCAGATCCTTAATTTCAGTTGCTCCAACAAATTTTGGTGCCAACGCCACCCATGTAACATTCGAGCCCCTTGGTAGCACAAAACAAGAATCTCAAATTTCTTAAAGTTataaattcaaagaaaaaattacAAAGTTTAAATAAATAGCTTTTCATTTTATCATTTAGTTATCTAATTTTGGTATTGTAACTTCACTCTATTTGGTGCTATAAATGGATTCCATGATTGAAGTGGCAAAATAGCTTGATTTTCAATATTTGAAGTGAAAATTTCAACCTGCAATATAAAAActattataagaaaaataataatatcagaagaacttcaataaattttaaaattgttaaaaaaatgataataagaaatgaaaaatattaCAGCTTGACAATTGTCAAACATCAAAACCCATCATTCCACCATAATTTTTTCAGAAATCTTTAGCTTTTAGTACGGTGTCAAATTTCATGCCTAATTTTGGTATTTTTATTTTGCTATAATTGGCctgaacaaaataaataataaaattctaaatataattgttataaacatacaaaaataaaagtactaAAATAAGAGTACAAATATAATTGTTATAAATATATCTGGAAAAAGTAATTAATGTAGAATTGTGTTGtgcaatttgaatttttttttcatattttgagAAATTAATTGTCAATCTTCtgcaaatataaaaaaataatatattgagtaaaatattatcaaatatattgtggtgaaatttaaaattattcaataaaaaattacctTTCCATGGTGGTATCATTGTGATTATCAACTCATTTGTTTCTTCCGATAAATCTACTGTTTTAGTTTCAGGAAGTAACAACTCTATGTTTGACTTGCTTGTCTCCATTGGGGGTACCATCATCGTAGTGTCCATAGATGGAACCAGCATGCTCGCCATTTTTTTGTTTAGTATCTACTGGTGTCTTTAATGTTTGTACGGTCCTCCTCTTCATCATTTTTTATTCAATACAAATTTTATTGTTATAGGCATTCAGTTTTGCAGAAATTTAATTCTGCGTGCTATCTTTGTAAAGTGGTgcgtttttttctttttagttttttaatagTTAACGTTTTGATTCTTTTAATAcattagtttattatttttttatttaacatgATTAGAACTATTTATACTATTAATGGCTTAGATTGCGTTGCTTTTCTCTCTAAAATAAATGAAGAACTTCAGAAAGAGCCAAattcatctttttttaatttactatAAAATAGAACACCCTATCTCTATATAGCAGGTATATCACTAGATAGAATATCATTGACCAAAATATTTAAAGCaagacaaaattgaaaaataagattGGAAATATATACAGGgtaaatttgaaataaatttttttaagaattgatttgatttgatttgaaatgAATTGGAAATAAATTATTGTATAGTAAaattaatgatataaaattttacagattaatataataatttaattttttatttactacaGTTTTTCATTACTAATATTCTTAATTAATTAGCTCCAGTTGGCTATACTTGTAATTAGTTTGCTAGCAAAActtttcaaataaatataagaaaacATAGTAGCTCCTAATATTACGCTCCTTGAgaagctatatatatatatatatatatatatatatatatatatatatatatatatatactagttTTGTAGAAACTTCTATAATACATGCATTGAAAAAATTCTACAATCCTATAAATTTTTCGAAATAAGAATACCAAGGCAGTTACAATTAGATTAAAgctttaaaattttcatattCAAAATTTGAGCAATTTTTTTCTAACTTACTATAGAATAGAACAACAGCCTATACCTATGTGGAAGGTATATTACCAGGATAGAATATCATTAACCAAAATATTTAAAGCaagacaaaattgaaaaataagattGAAACTATATACGGaatgaatttgaaataattttttttaagaattaatttgatttgatttgaaatgaattgaaaataaattattgtGTGTTGGaattaatgatataaaattttacagattgataaaataatttaattttttatttactacagtttttcattattaatattcttatttttaattagttacaCCTCTAATTGGTTTGCTAACAAAACCTTacaagtaaatataaaaaaacatattAGCTCCCAATATTGCACTCCCAGCTAAACTACATATATGCTGATTTTGTACAAGCTTTTATAATATATGCATTGAAAAAGTTCTACAATCCTATCATTTTTTCGAAATAAGAATATTAAGGCAGTTACAGTTGGATTAAAGCTTTAAGATTTTCATATTCAAAATTTGGGCAATTTTTTTCTAACTTACTATAGAATAAAACGACCTCTTCCTATATAATAGGTATATCACCAGAATAGAATATTAATGACCAAAATATTTGAAGTaagacaaaattgaaaaataagattgagactatatatatacagggtgaatttgaaataaaattcttttagaattgatttgatttgatttaaaatgAATTGGAAATAAATTATTGTGtgttagaattaattaatgatataaaattttacaggttgatataataatttaattttttatttactaccGTTTTtcattactaatatttttatttttaatattaatatctaaaatataaaaataattatttacattttaacacatcaaataattttaattctaactaaattttattttaagaaaattaagtaatttaaatttaattataatctTAATTAATGGGATTTACAGatcaattcaatttttattttaaaattaaatcaatttgAATTCAATTGTATTTCAAATAGATCTTTAAATGAtttaatatgattaaaaataaaatttctgtTACAATGGTGAGGTATATATTTAACCTAACATTTGATAGGTGAGCCACCTTGGTTAAGTCATTAACCTAACATTTGATCCATCATCTTCCAATGGGTAGGATCAGGATGGATTTGCCTCTGGAATTGTTGGAATTAATTTTCCAAAGGCTACGTTTGGATGATGTCATGAATTGTCGTGCCACATGCCGCTCTTGGCGAAAGGCCGCTGACGTCATACTTTCATCTCAGCTTCCGTTGATGCTCTCTCTTTCAACAACGCGCTGTGGAAGCTTTGGAACCTTATCCGCCCCATGGAGCAACTATGATTCCACTGTGTTCACTGAAAAATGGCCGCGAGAAATCGGCAGTAGCTATAATAGGGTTTGCTCGGTGCAAGGTTGGTTGGTGTTCAATTCATTTCATTATGAGTCGGTCAAGGGTCAAACTTTCTCTGAGCTTTTATTCTTCAACCCGTTTTCTCGAACCAGATTCAAGCTTCCAAAACTGTTCTTGTTTTCTGGAGGGCCGTATTATTATTATCAACTTCGTGTTGCATTCAATTCGGCACCACCGGGGTCTGAGGAGTTCGTTGTTGCTTTATTGTGTGTGGTTAGCTATCAAGAAAATAAGAAGCAAAGGCTAGCTTTTATCAAATTCAAGCAAGGATCATGGATTGAATCCATTGAAAGCGATGAAATCTTTTATGATATTCAAGTTGATGACGATAATAAACTGTATGGTATTACCTTCAAACATGAAACAAGCGTTGTGTTCGTGTTTACCCTGGGAGATAATCATCGTGATAATCATGTCGTTGAACGATTGGTTATGCTAAATACCATACAAGATATAGATCCTGTTGGCAGATTTATTTTTTCTCATGCATCCTTCAAACAAAGTCATCAGATGGTAATGGACACTAGCACTGGGGAGCTGTTGCTAGTTCGTCGTTGGGGAGGTTACGGCACTGAAGGGTTTAGTGTTTTTAAGTTGGACAGAAGCAATCTTAAACTGTGTGAGGTTTTTGATATTGGTGATCGTTTCTTGTTCTGGGATTTCACTAAGGTGAGTTTTGTGTCTGCTAAAAGACTCAGACTTGCAGAACGGTTTAAGAGAGGCAACTGCATATTTTTCTGCCATACAAATCATAGCTACCAGCTGTCGCCATTTCGATTTAGTGATAGATTTAGGGTACATGATATGGGAGTCTTCTTCTTGGCTGATAGAACCATTAGCcatttttcaattaattcttTACCGTTTTCACATCACCACATGTGGTTCAGTCCTGCTccttaattattttgataagaAATTTAAGTTTTTGATTGCATTCTCttattattcttgttatttttttacGGGAAGAAATATATGTTACAATTTgttatcttaattttaatttggtaAACAATTTATTAGCATGGcgtttatttgatcttgatttatttttggaaaataaaagattaataattaaaattaagaataaaatttatttattgtctaaaaaaatattgataaaattatttgttgtaaaacacattttttttaactaaagaTCATAAAAACAAGATGCATTTTAATACTAGTACGATCATCTTGTGTctagattaatttttttttcatactaATATGATAGTTCACTTGTTACCATAAATTAAGGATAATACAATTTACAATTTAGATACTTCGTCTTTCTAacaaacttgaaaaaaaaaaaaataagacaGTGTCATTGTTCTTGTGTAAACAAGATATTTGATCATTTGTGTCAAGTTAATTTGATTGCTTTATAGATTCA includes:
- the LOC130963610 gene encoding uncharacterized protein LOC130963610 → MSPVETLHGQLVPQRGGPWKDICQLRIREPQLRERMIRGLPMDVGNGRTTRFWEDVWLPGGVLKEMFPRLFSVSSLKESVIGDCGFWDGLERIWSFQWRRQLFQWKLELLNQLHEILLILKLTSEREDRVVWKFDRTGIFSTKSFILVMQEAALPEEITSYSFTSGIWRGFVPPRVELFTCKAEESAFHLFVGCEITWRVWSAWLFAFGRSWTIPGTLKQHFESWQNATQRKLEKKRWLVGFFAVIWAIWLERNNRVFNNHGSRVMEIINKSFMYSDEWLGSASWSVDSIVEDDKGMGQLLGLLLLFSTCLSLCHVYNCSTVLC
- the LOC130963611 gene encoding uncharacterized protein LOC130963611, whose product is MERGLRQGDPLSPFLSVLAVDVLHRMIREAVRNGRICPLLVGRDHIELSHLQFADDTILFCPPEEETIRNYKRLLRCFELMSGLSINFEKSSFIPVNCEQSWVQKMCRLLGCKEASLPVRYLGISLGANPRLVKTWKPVIDKVDEKLSL